TATAAGTCGTTTTATTATAGCGAATATGGATAGAAATAAAATTATGCACAGAAAGGAGCTTTTTTACCATTCACGAATCAATTTAATCCAACCGAGCACTGCGATTTGTAAAATAATCCCCAAAACAATAAGTCGGCGTAACCACCGCGGAAAAAAGGTTAATACTGCGATATACCACTTCAGTAATTTTTCCATACAGCTCACCCATTACATTAAAATTATATAGGAAAAAGAAGGCATACTCCAAATCCAACAAGAATAATGCCACCAATTACTTCACCATATGTGCCAAGCATACCTTTTGCATGTCTGCCGATCAATAAACCAATCCATGCTAATAGCATACTAATCAATCCGAAAAGTAATATAGTTATAATCATCTGCGCCCCATAAATTCCAAGACTAAGTCCCACTGAAAAACTATCAATGCTTACACCAAAAGCAAATATGAATAAGCCAATCCCAGCAGGCGTAGATCTCGTTTCATCATTTTCTAAAATAGACGAATATACAATATAAAATCCTAATCCGAT
The DNA window shown above is from Bacillus clarus and carries:
- a CDS encoding manganese efflux pump MntP family protein — translated: MTVEQLIPLMIMAFALGMDAFSVSLGMGMMRLKIRQILYIGMTIGIFHIIMPFIGMILGRFLSERFGHIANVSGAILLIGLGFYIVYSSILENDETRSTPAGIGLFIFAFGVSIDSFSVGLSLGIYGAQMIITILLFGLISMLLAWIGLLIGRHAKGMLGTYGEVIGGIILVGFGVCLLFPI